One window of Tepidimicrobium xylanilyticum genomic DNA carries:
- a CDS encoding small, acid-soluble spore protein, alpha/beta type — protein MGKRPIDTNAIKALNEMKIELANELGISDALENKKELDPVTNIFTAGPVGGLMTQKLVEMGEQELIDEE, from the coding sequence TTGGGAAAAAGACCTATAGATACAAATGCAATCAAAGCATTAAACGAGATGAAAATTGAATTAGCTAATGAATTAGGAATTTCAGATGCTTTAGAAAATAAGAAAGAACTAGATCCTGTAACTAATATTTTTACAGCCGGGCCTGTAGGAGGGCTAATGACTCAAAAATTAGTGGAAATGGGAGAACAAGAGCTGATTGATGAAGAATAG
- a CDS encoding DUF1259 domain-containing protein, whose protein sequence is MQKIAGRPTRSPLVIAALFSFESMDSRGRTLNLGETVILQREINPFISALRERNIEVTALHNHWLFDKPRLFYIHFFSIEDPLSFARKVAEAFQVLKY, encoded by the coding sequence TTGCAAAAAATTGCAGGAAGACCCACAAGGAGTCCACTTGTAATTGCAGCACTGTTTTCTTTTGAATCTATGGATAGTAGAGGTAGAACTCTTAATTTAGGGGAAACAGTGATATTGCAAAGAGAAATAAATCCTTTTATATCAGCCTTAAGAGAAAGAAATATAGAAGTAACAGCTTTACACAATCATTGGCTGTTTGATAAACCTAGGTTGTTTTATATTCACTTTTTTTCTATAGAGGATCCTTTGAGCTTTGCAAGAAAAGTTGCTGAAGCTTTTCAAGTTTTAAAATATTAA
- a CDS encoding helix-turn-helix domain-containing protein yields the protein MYNLIIKSGEVIDGSGKGSYFADIGIKDGYIKETSRYIDSDALKVIDAKGYIVSPGFIDIDSHSDFHFVKGNKSKAAELLGIRRQTLYNKMKEYDIDI from the coding sequence ATGTATAATTTAATCATAAAAAGTGGAGAAGTTATAGATGGTTCAGGCAAAGGATCATATTTTGCTGATATTGGCATTAAAGATGGATATATAAAAGAGACATCTCGATATATAGATTCAGATGCCTTGAAAGTCATAGATGCAAAAGGCTATATTGTAAGTCCGGGTTTTATTGATATAGACTCTCATTCCGATTTTCACTTTGTTAAAGGTAATAAGAGTAAAGCAGCAGAACTTTTAGGAATTAGAAGGCAGACTTTATATAATAAAATGAAAGAATATGATATAGATATATGA
- a CDS encoding cob(I)yrinic acid a,c-diamide adenosyltransferase, with protein MDNGYIHVYTGNGKGKTTAALGLALRAICAGKKVFIGQFIKGMEYSELKSVDYLPNLVIEQFGRDCFIYKAPKEEDIRLAKAGLNKCKVILKEGNFDVVILDELNIALYYNLFTVEKVLETIKGKASHVEVIITGRYADERIIQIADLVTDMVEIKHYYNKGVVARKGIEI; from the coding sequence ATGGATAATGGATATATACATGTATATACTGGAAATGGAAAGGGAAAGACTACTGCTGCGTTGGGGTTGGCCCTAAGGGCTATATGTGCTGGTAAAAAGGTTTTCATAGGCCAATTCATAAAGGGAATGGAATACAGTGAGCTTAAGAGTGTAGATTATTTGCCTAACCTAGTTATAGAACAATTTGGAAGGGATTGTTTCATATATAAGGCCCCGAAGGAGGAAGATATTAGGTTGGCAAAAGCTGGGCTTAATAAATGTAAAGTCATTTTGAAGGAAGGAAACTTTGATGTGGTTATTTTAGATGAATTGAATATAGCATTGTATTACAATTTATTTACTGTGGAGAAAGTGTTGGAAACGATTAAAGGAAAAGCTTCTCATGTTGAGGTCATAATTACAGGCAGATATGCAGATGAAAGGATAATCCAAATTGCAGATTTAGTTACGGATATGGTGGAGATTAAACACTATTATAACAAAGGAGTAGTGGCAAGAAAGGGTATTGAAATATAA
- a CDS encoding diaminopimelate epimerase, with protein MKLRYVKVNPVENMTIFVLDPVPRKFHMKIANKLMSYNNIHGEQVGFIEREQDLIRLQMMGGEFCGNASRSLAAFIVYSQYPNIKKIDQVYEVTIKTSGIEGIITCKVTPTEKGNSFFSEINMPLPLLIKEFHFKEGNNSIKSIKVSLPGIIHFIVDANKVQDKDSFFKVIKNEMDKEEYDAFGIMYYDRESNFLTPLVYVKNTDSLFWERSCASGTAALGAALAYESESSISKEIQQPGGSLEISIDWKSNNIDSIKLDGLVEIVSEGIAYL; from the coding sequence ATGAAACTTAGATATGTAAAGGTAAACCCTGTAGAAAATATGACTATATTTGTGCTGGATCCAGTTCCTAGGAAATTCCACATGAAAATCGCCAATAAACTTATGAGTTATAACAATATTCATGGAGAACAGGTAGGGTTTATAGAGAGGGAACAGGACCTCATAAGGCTTCAGATGATGGGTGGAGAATTTTGTGGTAATGCTTCTAGGTCTCTAGCAGCTTTCATAGTATATAGCCAATACCCCAATATAAAAAAGATAGATCAAGTATATGAAGTCACTATAAAAACCTCAGGCATAGAAGGCATTATTACTTGTAAGGTTACTCCTACAGAAAAGGGAAATAGTTTTTTCTCAGAAATTAACATGCCACTACCCCTATTAATTAAAGAATTTCATTTCAAAGAAGGCAATAATAGTATAAAATCGATTAAAGTTAGTTTGCCTGGTATAATTCATTTCATTGTAGATGCCAATAAAGTACAAGATAAAGATAGTTTTTTCAAAGTAATTAAGAATGAAATGGATAAAGAAGAATATGATGCCTTTGGAATCATGTATTACGATAGAGAAAGCAATTTCTTAACCCCATTAGTATATGTAAAAAACACTGATAGCCTTTTTTGGGAAAGAAGCTGTGCCTCTGGAACTGCAGCATTAGGAGCAGCCTTGGCCTATGAAAGCGAAAGCTCCATATCAAAAGAAATCCAGCAACCTGGTGGTAGCTTAGAAATTTCTATTGACTGGAAATCTAATAATATAGACTCCATTAAGCTAGATGGATTAGTTGAAATAGTATCAGAAGGAATAGCATATTTATAA
- a CDS encoding Na+/H+ antiporter family protein, which produces MPVVVSVLVMTVLCLLKLNVIIALIISALVAGVLSGISMTESISLLIAGMGGNSETALSYILLGALAVAINKSGIANRLVIKLSKSLKDKRVLFVLIIAFISCFSQNLIPVHIAFIPILIPPLLGVMNKLKIDRRAVACALTFGLKAPYIMLPVGFGLIFHNTIRDALIDNGMPVTTKMIWKPLLIPGVGMIIGLLLAIFIAYRKPREYEDISFGEIAATDEEQSSNMTKEEVGVLIGAIVAFAVQLLSDSLALGILTALLVMLLFGSFKFKDIDNLMDGGIRMMGFIAFVMLVASGYGNVLRETGAVEALVNSSVELIGGSKLLGAILMLLIGLLVTMGIGTSFGTVPIIATFYVPLCIQLGFSPAATIALVGVAGALGDAGSPASDSTLGPTSGLNADGQHDHIWDTCVPTFTFFNIPLLIFGTIAAMIL; this is translated from the coding sequence ATGCCTGTTGTTGTATCCGTTCTTGTAATGACAGTTTTATGCTTATTAAAGCTAAATGTAATCATAGCATTAATAATTTCTGCCCTCGTTGCTGGAGTTCTTTCAGGTATAAGTATGACGGAAAGCATTTCATTATTAATTGCTGGTATGGGTGGGAATTCAGAAACAGCTCTTAGTTATATTTTATTAGGTGCTTTGGCTGTAGCCATCAATAAAAGTGGTATTGCCAATAGACTAGTAATAAAGTTGTCTAAAAGCTTAAAGGATAAAAGAGTATTGTTTGTGTTGATAATTGCTTTCATTTCATGCTTTTCGCAAAACTTAATTCCTGTGCATATTGCATTCATACCAATTTTAATCCCACCACTTCTTGGAGTAATGAATAAATTGAAAATCGACAGGCGAGCTGTTGCATGTGCTTTAACCTTTGGCTTAAAAGCTCCTTATATTATGTTACCTGTTGGGTTTGGTTTAATATTCCACAACACAATAAGGGATGCACTTATTGATAATGGAATGCCAGTAACTACTAAAATGATTTGGAAGCCTTTACTTATACCTGGGGTAGGTATGATTATTGGCTTGTTACTTGCTATATTTATAGCTTATAGAAAACCAAGAGAATATGAAGATATTAGCTTTGGCGAAATTGCAGCGACCGATGAAGAACAAAGTTCAAACATGACCAAGGAAGAAGTAGGAGTATTAATAGGTGCTATAGTAGCTTTTGCAGTTCAATTATTGTCGGATTCTTTAGCTTTAGGAATATTAACTGCTCTATTAGTAATGTTGTTATTTGGTTCCTTCAAGTTTAAAGATATTGACAATTTAATGGATGGCGGAATTAGAATGATGGGCTTTATAGCCTTTGTAATGTTAGTTGCATCTGGATATGGTAATGTATTAAGGGAAACTGGAGCTGTAGAAGCTTTAGTAAATAGCTCAGTAGAACTAATAGGCGGTAGTAAATTATTAGGAGCTATATTAATGTTGTTAATTGGATTGTTGGTAACAATGGGTATAGGCACTTCCTTTGGTACAGTTCCTATTATAGCCACATTTTATGTACCTTTATGCATCCAATTGGGATTTAGTCCTGCAGCAACTATAGCTCTTGTAGGTGTTGCTGGAGCATTAGGAGATGCAGGTTCACCTGCTTCAGATAGTACATTAGGACCTACATCTGGCTTAAATGCAGATGGCCAACATGATCATATATGGGATACTTGTGTTCCAACATTTACCTTCTTTAATATACCTTTATTAATATTTGGAACAATTGCAGCAATGATTTTATAA
- the hutH gene encoding histidine ammonia-lyase — MSKVIITGNSLTIEDVVAVCREYKEVELSEEAKENILKSRRTVDEFVENGEVVYGITTGFGKFSDVTISKEETKLLQENLIVSHAVGAGKPFETEIVRGIMLLRINSLAKGYSGVKIETIQTLIDMLNKGVHPIIPEKGSLGSSGDLAPLSHMVLPMLGLGKAEYKGEVMSGKEAMNKAGISIIELTSKEGLALINGTQAMTSVGALTVYDAINLLKVADIAAALSFEAQNGVVNALDNRIHQLRPHKGQIDTARIILQLLKDSNMTTKQGEIRVQDAYALRCVPQVHGASKDAINYIKEKVEIEINSVTDNPLVFDDTKEGISGGNFHGQPMALVFDFLGIALAEIANISERRLERLVNPALSGLPAFLVEKGGLNSGFMIVQYSAAALVSENKVLAHPASVDSIPSSANQEDHVSMGTIAARKAREIMKNVRRVLAMEIMAACQAIDLRGNKGLGVGTKPAYELVRQYVEKLEDDRPLYEDINKCEDIITDGKIIKSVEDAAGEMVF, encoded by the coding sequence ATGAGCAAAGTTATTATTACAGGGAATTCTTTGACAATAGAAGACGTGGTGGCAGTTTGTAGGGAGTACAAAGAAGTGGAACTTTCTGAAGAAGCAAAGGAAAACATACTGAAATCTAGAAGAACAGTTGACGAATTCGTAGAAAATGGTGAAGTAGTATATGGAATAACAACTGGTTTTGGGAAATTTAGCGATGTGACTATATCAAAGGAAGAAACAAAGCTCCTTCAAGAAAATTTAATTGTATCCCATGCAGTTGGAGCAGGAAAGCCTTTCGAGACTGAAATAGTCAGAGGTATTATGCTTTTAAGAATAAATAGCTTGGCAAAAGGCTATTCTGGTGTTAAAATTGAAACTATACAAACTTTAATTGACATGCTTAATAAAGGAGTTCATCCTATTATACCGGAGAAAGGCTCATTAGGTTCAAGCGGTGATTTAGCTCCTTTATCTCATATGGTTCTACCTATGCTTGGATTAGGTAAAGCTGAATATAAGGGAGAAGTAATGTCTGGCAAGGAAGCTATGAATAAAGCGGGGATAAGCATTATAGAATTAACATCTAAAGAAGGCCTTGCCCTTATAAATGGGACTCAAGCTATGACTTCTGTTGGGGCTCTTACAGTATATGATGCTATTAACTTATTAAAAGTTGCAGATATAGCAGCTGCATTGAGCTTTGAAGCTCAAAATGGAGTAGTTAATGCCCTAGATAATAGGATTCATCAATTAAGACCTCATAAAGGGCAGATTGATACAGCCAGGATTATATTGCAATTGTTAAAAGATAGCAACATGACTACAAAACAGGGAGAAATCCGAGTTCAGGATGCTTATGCTTTAAGATGTGTGCCCCAAGTTCATGGTGCAAGCAAAGATGCCATCAACTATATCAAAGAAAAAGTAGAAATAGAGATAAATTCCGTTACAGATAACCCACTGGTATTTGATGATACTAAGGAGGGCATTTCAGGAGGTAACTTCCATGGTCAGCCTATGGCATTAGTATTTGACTTTTTAGGAATAGCATTAGCTGAGATAGCTAATATTTCTGAAAGGCGTTTGGAAAGGTTGGTGAATCCTGCATTAAGCGGACTTCCAGCATTTTTGGTGGAAAAAGGTGGATTGAATTCAGGATTTATGATAGTTCAATATTCTGCAGCAGCTCTTGTATCTGAAAATAAAGTTTTAGCTCACCCTGCAAGTGTAGATTCAATTCCATCCTCAGCTAACCAAGAGGACCATGTTTCAATGGGGACGATTGCAGCAAGGAAAGCAAGGGAGATAATGAAGAATGTACGAAGAGTGCTTGCTATGGAAATAATGGCAGCGTGTCAAGCCATAGATTTAAGAGGGAATAAAGGTTTGGGAGTAGGTACAAAACCTGCTTATGAACTTGTAAGACAATATGTAGAAAAACTTGAAGATGATAGACCTCTTTATGAAGACATTAATAAATGTGAAGATATTATAACAGACGGAAAAATAATTAAATCTGTGGAAGATGCAGCAGGTGAAATGGTATTTTAA